In a single window of the Littorina saxatilis isolate snail1 linkage group LG3, US_GU_Lsax_2.0, whole genome shotgun sequence genome:
- the LOC138962272 gene encoding uncharacterized protein produces MFFFFAILTLTSVLPVLHSDAQDLVLVTPCGHNVTIPQGENATELLVNATFDNPQPLGASCSWVIPSPNSSASNQILLNVDELASLACGTNAFSLFEWDPRSSLNDHHRHPLTLYCFSTWPQDYQGVVSRPGFSILVSLNTTSALPEEFSVFFRLLTTSFADLCPETGRKVIDVPPGVFEQHENSLNLNHPSLVGRIPDYMTCRWEFRSRFGEAVVLRLKTYFGPNPPGPGVCPGNDTLLISDEENSDSTITIPYCKDPGVDYVYTGVTGKVFVTLQTDDTGGAYPDFYIYYWILDSCPTFSNLQSVLGQEEVIKGISNGVPMVGQNTSCYWVIESLSLSNSVVKLTRLQVDDQFQQNCDVSQDYLLINGKRNISLCSNSSNKGLFPIWSKSWRLEVTFHSQPTSSSRSFLLYYTGVRSGQCQGHPQFEWARDHVKNVALHPVQAEDTSEGSVCQWLFEAVTTGYVVQVELTRATSDTDPVGVEFNEDTCIYDSFSIYSGDTANDQTKINATCAKTPQRGSLIRYTSSSRNMLFVHHRDPHVPESGFVMEVRQIRDPATNGGSAPGNKMTLRGMQSVMLFFCFVLDFLGYV; encoded by the exons atgtttttcttcttcgcGATCCTCACCCTAACGTCCGTGTTGCCTGTGTTACATTCTGATGCGCAGGATTTGGTTTTGGTAACACCATGTGGTCATAACGTCACAATACCGCAGGGCGAGAACGCCACAGAGCTGTTGGTAAACGCCACCTTTGACAATCCTCAGCCTCTAGGTGCATCCTGTAGCTGGGTAATTCCCTCACCGAACTCCTCTGCGAGCAACCAGATCTTGCTCAACGTCGACGAGCTTGCTTCCTTGGCGTGCGGAACCAACGCCTTCAGTCTCTTTGAATGGGACCCTCGGAGTAGCCTAAACGATCATCATCGGCATCCTCTTACGCTGTATTGTTTTAGTACCTGGCCACAAGACTACCAAGGGGTAGTGTCTCGTCCAGGCTTTTCAATTCTGGTGAGCCTGAACACGACCTCAGCTTTGCCTGAAGAATTTTCGGTCTTCTTTCGCCTTCTGACCACGTCGTTTGCTGACCTGTGCCCGGAGACCGGTCGCAAGGTGATCGACGTCCCTCCAGGAGTGTTTGAACAACATGAAAACAGTCTCAACCTGAACCATCCATCCCTGGTGGGCAGGATTCCTGACTACATGACATGCAGGTGGGAGTTCCGCTCCCGGTTCGGAGAAGCAGTGGTGCTAAGGCTGAAAACTTACTTCGGTCCAAACCCACCAGGGCCAGGTGTGTGTCCAGGGAACGACACACTACTCATCAGCGACGAGGAAAACTCGGACTCCACAATCACCATCCCGTACTGCAAGGACCCAGGCGTCGACTACGTTTACACCGGGGTCACCGGCAAGGTCTTCGTCACTCTTCAAACAGACGACACAGGGGGAGCGTATCCAGATTTCTATATCTATTACTGGATCTTGGACTCCTGCCCTACTTTCTCGAATCTGCAAAGTGTTTTGGGACAGGAGGAGGTCATCAAAGGCATCTCTAACGGCGTCCCAATGGTAGGGCAGAACACGTCCTGCTACTGGGTGATCGAGAGTCTGTCACTATCAAACAGCGTCGTCAAGCTGACTCGACTGCAAGTAGACGATCAGTTCCAGCAGAACTGTGATGTCAGCCAGGACTATCTTCTCATTAACGGCAAACGCAACATCAGCCtctgcagcaacagcagcaacaaagGGCTGTTTCCAATCTGGAGCAAGTCTTGGCGACTGGAGGTCACCTTCCACTCGCAACCGACGTCTTCCAGCAGGTCTTTCTTGCTGTACTACACGGGCGTGAGAAGCGGGCAGTGTCAGGGTCACCCTCAATTTGAATGGGCGAGGGACCACGTGAAAAACGTGGCACTGCACCCTGTTCAGGCCGAGGACACCAGTGAAGGATCTGTGTGCCAGTGGCTGTTCGAAGCAGTAACTACAG GTTACGTGGTGCAGGTAGAACTGACACGCGCCACCTCTGACACAGACCCCGTGGGCGTCGAATTCAACGAAGACACCTGCATCTACGACAGCTTCAGCATCTACAGCGGGGACACCGCCAACGACCAGACGAAAATCAACGCCACTTGCGCGAAAACTCCGCAGAGGGGATCCTTGATTCGATACACCAGTAGCTCCAGAAACATGCTGTTCGTTCACCACAGAGACCCCCATGTTCCTGAGTCTGGTTTTGTCATGGAGGTTCGTCAAATTAGAGACCCTGCAACCAACGGTGGTTCTGCTCCAGGTAACAAGATGACGTTGCGTGGCATGCAAAGCGTGATgctgttcttttgttttgtgctgGATTTTCTTGGGTACGTTTAG